The following are from one region of the Hymenobacter radiodurans genome:
- a CDS encoding glycoside hydrolase family 2 TIM barrel-domain containing protein, translating into MDKAHAQGLTVMLGLWMKPEYEDFDYYDRKAVALQNEEIRRQVLRFRNHPALLMWNVGNELDNHTNNPRAFQILNDVVKMIHELDPYHPVTTTMTSSLHMVTAVERFCPDLDVLTVNVFSQMGRIRSHLVGNGWTGPYILGEYGARGWWAGEAPKTKWRAPLDQSSNTKAEYIRTRYEKTMVGDKDYCLGGYVLYWGQRFEQTSMWFSLFTQSGDKTAVVDMIHYLWTGKSMPNKAPSLRSLRLAGKSPLRNTFLRAGNTYEATVVASDPEGDSLDIKWEVVPDVNENFILPQHRTARESLPAAILQAKGARALVKAPSKKGAYRLLVTANDGQGSVATHSYPFYVGEFTAADLEAITQGTFKKKAPGIH; encoded by the coding sequence ATGGACAAGGCTCATGCACAAGGCCTAACGGTAATGCTAGGGTTGTGGATGAAGCCTGAGTATGAGGACTTCGATTATTATGATCGCAAAGCGGTGGCGTTGCAGAACGAGGAGATTCGTCGACAAGTCCTCCGGTTTCGCAACCATCCGGCGCTGTTAATGTGGAATGTGGGAAATGAACTTGATAACCACACGAATAATCCGCGCGCCTTCCAGATTCTGAACGATGTAGTGAAGATGATCCATGAATTGGATCCTTATCATCCCGTTACTACTACGATGACCAGTAGCCTGCATATGGTGACAGCAGTGGAGCGCTTTTGCCCCGATTTGGATGTGCTGACGGTTAACGTGTTTAGCCAGATGGGACGAATCCGGTCCCACTTGGTAGGGAATGGTTGGACAGGGCCTTACATCCTCGGTGAGTATGGAGCGCGGGGCTGGTGGGCAGGCGAAGCGCCCAAAACCAAATGGCGAGCGCCGCTGGATCAGAGCAGTAATACCAAGGCGGAGTATATCCGAACGCGCTACGAAAAGACGATGGTAGGCGACAAGGACTACTGTCTGGGCGGTTACGTTTTGTACTGGGGGCAGCGGTTCGAGCAAACGTCCATGTGGTTTAGCTTATTCACACAGAGCGGCGACAAAACTGCTGTAGTAGACATGATTCACTATTTGTGGACGGGCAAATCGATGCCGAATAAGGCTCCGAGCCTGAGATCTTTACGGTTGGCCGGCAAGTCACCTTTACGCAACACTTTTCTGCGGGCGGGTAATACTTACGAGGCTACCGTAGTTGCTTCCGACCCTGAAGGCGACTCGCTGGATATAAAGTGGGAAGTGGTGCCCGATGTCAACGAGAACTTTATTCTTCCCCAGCACCGTACAGCGCGCGAATCATTGCCAGCGGCTATTTTACAGGCAAAAGGAGCCCGCGCGCTGGTCAAAGCGCCGTCCAAAAAAGGTGCTTATCGATTGCTGGTAACGGCGAATGATGGGCAGGGCAGCGTAGCAACTCACAGCTACCCATTTTATGTAGGAGAGTTTACCGCGGCCGATTTGGAGGCTATTACGCAGGGCACTTTCAAGAAAAAAGCCCCTGGAATACACTAG
- a CDS encoding TapB family protein: protein MPYSYCSLLSSCALVLAGLTAQAQDSIPTPASSSLDCTHPFGLASYMELVYSITDDRGKPAGTIRQRVVSLGSQSNKKKTITTNTALVKSGFYDVRNRLIRMQDLTYGCRQDTTFTDGMSEIEFKNLSSFRDRRFAYTPVGLAWPNQPTVGTMLPGGGVSVQVSSTAVNIAQVNTTVRRRRIVSGPAPLVTPAGTFQCYKVESEREASTAPREDMVMRTRTRVVDYYSPAVGIVKTEVYNKNGKLAETRLLTARNAGNQP from the coding sequence ATGCCCTATTCCTATTGCTCTTTACTAAGCTCCTGTGCCCTGGTTTTGGCGGGCCTAACCGCCCAGGCGCAGGATTCAATACCTACCCCGGCTTCTTCTTCGCTCGACTGCACCCATCCATTCGGCCTGGCTAGCTACATGGAGCTGGTGTATTCTATCACCGATGACCGCGGTAAGCCTGCGGGCACCATTCGGCAACGCGTGGTAAGCCTGGGAAGTCAGAGCAACAAAAAGAAAACCATCACGACCAATACAGCTTTGGTCAAAAGCGGCTTTTACGATGTTAGAAACCGTCTGATCCGCATGCAGGATCTTACTTACGGCTGCCGCCAGGATACAACTTTCACCGATGGCATGAGTGAGATAGAGTTCAAAAATCTTTCTTCCTTCCGCGACCGTCGTTTTGCCTATACCCCCGTGGGGCTAGCTTGGCCTAATCAGCCTACTGTGGGCACCATGCTGCCCGGTGGCGGCGTGTCGGTGCAAGTCAGCAGTACAGCTGTGAACATTGCGCAGGTAAATACCACAGTGCGCCGCCGTCGTATCGTCAGTGGGCCGGCTCCGTTGGTCACTCCGGCCGGCACCTTTCAGTGCTACAAGGTAGAGTCGGAGCGCGAGGCCAGCACGGCGCCCCGCGAGGATATGGTGATGCGTACCCGAACCCGCGTGGTCGATTATTACTCCCCAGCCGTAGGCATCGTCAAAACGGAAGTTTACAACAAGAACGGTAAGCTAGCCGAGACACGGCTTCTCACCGCCCGCAATGCCGGCAATCAGCCGTAA
- a CDS encoding glycosyltransferase family 2 protein: protein MSKLVPIPEDHKVKYNFERGVRQMRLLVLIGVILTGHFLWWFADSDHIGYPLLFWLLTISLGFKLLRMLHEWYHYVQVSKPLKPAHTNHQYTVDVLTTACPGEPLDMIERTLRAMQAIRYPHTSYLCDEGDDPYLRQICQELGIIHVTRTKKINAKAGNINNALRQATGELCVVLDPDHEPTPDFLDKVVDYFADPTVGYVQVVQAYGNQQESLIARGAAEQTYHFYGPLMMGMNAYNTAQAIGANCTFRRAALDSIGGHAAGLTEDMHTAMRLHAQGWKSIYAPVIVSRGLVPASLAAYYAQQLKWARGSFELLFRVYPTLFSRLTWRQRLHYFTLPLYFFSGIVALIDLLVPILALSLAEFPWHLSLPQFVLHMTPIVAISMLIRYNAQRWLREPHEAGLHLTGGFLRIGTWWIYCLGLLYTLLRVRVPYIPTPKDGHAGNEWLLSLPNLLMAIICVAAARYGHYLMQTPYALLMMALAMSNAAILGVSVLMAQHNLLKGMMRLANSFSPIRWLITKSEQLLTGRENELFPRLRTAAVYIAFFVFTAHSFISLAVGLWLDRTSPSPDLIWTRSGVGEVRMGYAATSSATMWPASTSLPSHTGADIASPIQEIRLTSALGPQISTEVLKKTAAQGSIPLLSWEVKNGSFDDAAWKEAVTAIREHNHPVMLRPLIRARNPAAYRRTWQRLVTHFRASGDTSAVWVWTPPASDSIAAYFPGATYLDWVAADCMTTGSDATAKSLHKYRSLRLQLAERAELNSMPILLLAPLQSGQSVQAQSRHLTNTYPEIKALLFGSPSSHGRPNSLKLSASFPPQQMIKHLYRF from the coding sequence ATGTCAAAGCTCGTCCCTATTCCTGAGGACCACAAAGTTAAATACAACTTTGAACGAGGAGTGCGGCAAATGCGCCTTTTAGTTTTGATAGGAGTAATCCTGACAGGCCATTTCCTGTGGTGGTTTGCCGACTCAGACCATATCGGCTACCCACTCCTGTTCTGGCTCCTGACCATATCCTTGGGCTTCAAGCTGCTGCGCATGCTGCACGAGTGGTATCACTATGTGCAAGTCAGCAAGCCGCTTAAGCCAGCGCACACCAACCACCAGTACACCGTTGATGTGCTCACTACGGCTTGCCCCGGCGAGCCGCTCGATATGATTGAGCGTACGCTGCGGGCGATGCAGGCCATCCGCTACCCTCACACCAGCTACCTCTGCGACGAGGGCGACGACCCGTATCTACGCCAGATCTGTCAGGAGTTGGGCATCATTCACGTCACCCGAACCAAAAAAATCAACGCCAAAGCCGGCAATATCAATAATGCGCTCCGCCAGGCTACGGGCGAGCTGTGCGTGGTATTAGATCCCGACCACGAGCCAACACCTGACTTCCTAGATAAGGTGGTCGATTACTTTGCTGACCCAACAGTCGGGTATGTGCAGGTAGTGCAGGCCTATGGCAACCAGCAGGAAAGCCTGATTGCCCGTGGCGCAGCGGAGCAGACTTATCACTTCTATGGCCCCCTGATGATGGGCATGAACGCCTACAACACGGCGCAGGCTATTGGGGCCAACTGCACATTCAGACGGGCCGCCCTGGACAGCATCGGCGGACACGCGGCCGGGCTGACGGAAGATATGCACACGGCAATGCGCTTGCACGCGCAGGGCTGGAAGTCGATATATGCGCCGGTGATTGTGAGCCGCGGCCTGGTACCAGCTTCATTAGCAGCCTACTATGCGCAGCAATTGAAATGGGCTCGGGGAAGCTTCGAGCTGCTTTTTCGGGTTTATCCAACGCTCTTTTCACGCTTAACTTGGCGGCAGCGCCTTCACTATTTCACGCTGCCCCTGTACTTCTTTTCTGGCATTGTTGCTCTCATCGATCTGCTGGTTCCTATCCTGGCGCTGTCACTGGCTGAATTTCCCTGGCATTTGTCGCTCCCACAGTTTGTGCTGCACATGACGCCCATCGTGGCTATATCCATGCTGATTCGCTACAATGCACAACGCTGGCTTCGGGAACCGCACGAGGCCGGATTGCATCTGACGGGGGGCTTTTTGCGAATAGGCACCTGGTGGATTTATTGTCTGGGCCTTCTCTATACACTGCTAAGAGTCCGCGTTCCTTACATTCCTACGCCCAAAGATGGTCATGCCGGCAATGAGTGGCTGCTCAGCCTTCCTAACCTGTTGATGGCTATTATATGCGTAGCCGCCGCCCGTTATGGGCATTATCTCATGCAAACGCCCTATGCGCTGCTCATGATGGCGCTGGCCATGAGTAATGCGGCTATTCTGGGAGTTTCAGTGCTAATGGCTCAGCATAATCTCCTGAAGGGAATGATGCGATTGGCAAACTCATTTAGCCCCATTCGTTGGCTTATAACTAAAAGCGAACAACTGCTTACGGGGCGGGAAAATGAGCTTTTTCCACGCTTACGCACCGCTGCCGTCTACATTGCCTTCTTTGTGTTCACTGCCCACTCTTTTATCAGCCTGGCAGTAGGCTTGTGGCTGGATCGCACCTCTCCTTCCCCTGATCTCATCTGGACACGGTCGGGTGTAGGTGAAGTGCGCATGGGCTACGCCGCTACTTCCTCAGCCACCATGTGGCCAGCATCTACCTCCTTGCCCTCTCATACGGGAGCCGACATAGCTTCTCCCATTCAGGAAATTCGCTTAACCTCGGCACTAGGTCCGCAGATATCGACTGAGGTGCTTAAGAAAACCGCTGCGCAGGGAAGTATTCCGCTGCTAAGTTGGGAAGTAAAAAATGGCTCCTTTGATGATGCGGCCTGGAAGGAAGCCGTAACCGCTATTCGGGAACATAATCACCCCGTAATGCTTCGCCCCCTTATCAGAGCCCGTAATCCCGCGGCGTATCGTCGTACTTGGCAACGGTTGGTTACCCACTTTAGGGCTTCAGGCGATACTAGCGCAGTTTGGGTTTGGACTCCTCCTGCCTCCGATTCAATTGCTGCGTATTTCCCTGGCGCCACGTACCTCGATTGGGTTGCCGCCGACTGTATGACCACGGGGTCGGACGCAACAGCCAAATCGTTGCACAAGTACCGTTCTCTACGCCTACAGCTTGCTGAGCGAGCTGAATTAAACAGTATGCCTATTCTGCTGCTGGCTCCTTTACAATCTGGCCAATCGGTACAGGCTCAATCCCGGCATCTAACCAATACATATCCCGAAATCAAAGCTCTTCTTTTTGGTTCGCCTTCCTCTCACGGCCGCCCCAATTCACTAAAGCTAAGCGCATCATTTCCCCCTCAACAGATGATAAAGCATCTATATCGCTTTTAA
- a CDS encoding rhodanese-like domain-containing protein has product MKILPRVFGVLSVLTFTMPLAFAQKAPQQVSTTVLGAVDAATAARLIKQPNVVVLDVRTPAEYATGHVRGAKNVDFRAPDFAQQLAQLDTTKTYMLYCASGNRSGQASKLMKEKGFPKVVDAGAFKALQAGGLKTE; this is encoded by the coding sequence ATGAAGATTCTCCCTCGGGTATTTGGCGTGCTGAGCGTTCTAACCTTCACAATGCCTCTTGCATTTGCTCAAAAAGCCCCCCAACAAGTTTCAACGACCGTATTGGGGGCAGTGGATGCCGCTACAGCGGCTAGACTTATTAAGCAGCCAAATGTGGTAGTACTGGACGTTCGCACGCCCGCCGAATACGCAACGGGCCATGTTCGGGGGGCAAAAAACGTCGACTTTCGGGCTCCTGATTTTGCTCAGCAGCTAGCTCAGCTCGATACCACCAAAACGTATATGCTGTACTGCGCTTCTGGCAATCGGAGCGGGCAGGCCAGCAAGCTTATGAAGGAAAAAGGCTTCCCTAAAGTTGTAGATGCAGGCGCGTTCAAGGCTTTACAGGCCGGTGGCTTGAAAACCGAATAA
- a CDS encoding (Fe-S)-binding protein, translating into MPIVDLFIPCFVDQLFPQTAMNMVKVLEAVGCEVHYNTNQTCCGQPAYNAGYKSESCEVATKFLDDFPAGGQNRYIVSPSASCVGMVRNAYAELFEGSADQARYHGVQRRIFEMTEFLVDVLGITAIPGAQLSGQYTYHDSCSALRECGIKAAPRMLLDAVEGLERLEMDESETCCGFGGTFAVKFEAISVAMAEQKVENALATGARYIVSTDTSCLMHLDAYIRREKKPIQTLHVADVLASGW; encoded by the coding sequence ATGCCCATCGTCGATTTATTTATTCCCTGCTTCGTAGACCAGCTTTTTCCCCAAACCGCCATGAACATGGTGAAGGTGTTGGAAGCCGTGGGCTGTGAGGTACATTACAATACCAACCAAACCTGCTGCGGACAACCGGCCTATAATGCTGGCTACAAATCCGAAAGCTGTGAGGTGGCCACCAAGTTTCTGGACGATTTTCCGGCTGGGGGACAAAATCGGTATATCGTGAGTCCGTCGGCGTCGTGTGTGGGCATGGTGCGCAATGCCTATGCGGAACTGTTTGAAGGTTCCGCTGATCAGGCCCGCTATCACGGCGTGCAGCGGCGCATTTTTGAAATGACCGAGTTTCTAGTAGATGTGCTGGGCATCACCGCCATTCCGGGCGCCCAGCTTTCTGGCCAATACACCTACCATGATTCGTGCTCTGCCCTGCGTGAGTGCGGCATCAAAGCCGCCCCGCGTATGCTGCTCGATGCCGTAGAGGGCTTGGAGCGCTTGGAAATGGATGAAAGCGAAACCTGCTGTGGCTTCGGCGGCACGTTTGCTGTCAAGTTTGAGGCTATTTCGGTAGCTATGGCGGAGCAGAAAGTTGAAAACGCTCTAGCCACCGGTGCGCGTTATATCGTGAGCACCGATACAAGCTGCCTGATGCACCTAGATGCCTACATTCGGCGAGAGAAAAAGCCAATCCAAACGCTGCACGTAGCCGATGTGCTGGCGAGCGGCTGGTAA
- a CDS encoding DUF4920 domain-containing protein: protein MSKSFLLLASLALLAACQSSPTSDASTAVSAPATGEKMPPSAAVEGGKTYGAPITAANAVPVAQLTQLLGTKDSAQVKLVGKATEVCQAKGCWMTIAIADGKQMRVRFKDYGFFVPKDISGKTVVINGWAHREIVPVNDLRHYATDAGKSEKEVAAITKPEQQLNFEADGVLVMEKSL, encoded by the coding sequence ATGTCTAAGTCCTTTCTGTTGCTAGCCAGCTTAGCGCTACTGGCTGCCTGCCAGTCCTCCCCTACTTCCGATGCCAGCACCGCTGTGTCGGCCCCGGCTACTGGTGAGAAAATGCCCCCCAGCGCCGCAGTTGAGGGTGGCAAGACGTATGGGGCGCCAATTACGGCCGCTAATGCTGTGCCCGTCGCGCAGCTCACCCAACTGCTGGGCACCAAAGATTCGGCGCAGGTGAAGCTGGTTGGCAAGGCTACTGAGGTGTGCCAGGCGAAGGGCTGCTGGATGACCATAGCCATTGCCGACGGCAAGCAAATGCGCGTCCGCTTCAAAGACTATGGCTTTTTTGTGCCGAAAGACATCAGCGGTAAAACAGTGGTCATCAACGGCTGGGCTCACCGCGAAATCGTCCCCGTAAACGATTTGCGCCACTACGCCACCGACGCCGGTAAATCAGAAAAGGAAGTGGCCGCGATTACCAAGCCAGAGCAACAGCTTAATTTTGAGGCCGATGGTGTGTTAGTGATGGAAAAGAGTCTTTAA
- the ligA gene encoding NAD-dependent DNA ligase LigA gives MTAIQDQIKDLTERLHHLNYQYYQKDISEVPDQEFDQMLAELQRLEQQHPEFALPNSPTQRVGGTITKQFPTALHRYPMLSLGNTYSEADLREFDERVRRGLGGDDFTYVCELKFDGVAMSLTYTDGQLTQGVTRGDGTRGDVVTNNVRTIKNLPLHLRPASNQPAEFEARGEVFMPLPVFEELNKEREQNGEALLANPRNACSGALKLQDSALVAARRLRFFAYGFLSSNRGAFPTHSASLEALQSWGLPVSDSWRQCHSIHEVLDFIHEWEKKRFTLPVATDGIVIKVDNFRQQEVLGYTAKSPRWAIAYKYPAEAARTRLREVQYNVGRTGAVTPVALLDPVPLAGTVVKRASVHNANQIAALDLRLGDMVFVEKGGEIIPKITGVDLTARPTDSQPISFPATCPACSTPLIRPAGEAHFRCPNERGCPPQLKARLEHYVSRKALNIDGLGAETVGRFFDLGLVTTPADIYDLPQRREELVKLERMGEKSIQNLLAGIEASKEVPFDRVLFGLGIRYVGETVADKLAAHYRTIDALAVASSTELAAVPEVGGVIAESAAAWFQDDFNQQIVVRLKAAGVQMALTGEAPKAVSDRLAGLTFVLSGVFEDHSREELQQLIEQHGGKVTGSISKKLSYLVAGDKMGPAKREKAIELKVPIISENDLIAMLPTPETIAEPDIFVSLPLTPPANEPVEPPTYPAPAAPSSATGGGAGQQGSLF, from the coding sequence ATGACTGCTATACAAGACCAAATAAAGGACCTCACTGAGCGCCTCCACCACCTCAATTACCAGTATTATCAGAAGGATATCTCTGAAGTTCCGGATCAGGAATTCGACCAGATGCTGGCCGAATTGCAGCGTTTGGAGCAGCAGCACCCAGAGTTTGCGCTACCTAACTCCCCTACTCAGCGCGTGGGCGGCACCATTACCAAGCAGTTTCCTACTGCTCTGCACCGCTACCCCATGCTTTCGCTGGGCAACACTTACTCGGAAGCCGACCTGCGTGAGTTCGATGAGCGGGTGCGTCGCGGCCTCGGCGGCGACGATTTTACCTACGTCTGCGAGTTGAAGTTCGACGGCGTAGCCATGAGCCTGACTTATACCGATGGTCAGCTTACGCAGGGCGTGACCCGCGGCGACGGCACTCGCGGCGACGTTGTCACCAACAATGTGCGCACCATTAAAAACTTGCCGCTTCACCTGCGCCCTGCCAGTAACCAACCGGCCGAATTTGAAGCTCGTGGGGAGGTATTTATGCCGCTGCCGGTATTCGAGGAGTTGAATAAAGAGCGCGAACAAAACGGCGAAGCATTGCTGGCCAATCCGCGCAACGCGTGCAGCGGCGCCCTTAAACTGCAAGACTCGGCCCTGGTAGCGGCCCGGCGCCTACGGTTTTTTGCCTACGGATTTCTCAGTTCCAACCGGGGGGCTTTTCCGACTCACAGCGCTTCGCTTGAAGCTTTGCAAAGCTGGGGTTTGCCCGTATCGGATAGCTGGCGGCAGTGCCATTCAATCCATGAAGTGCTCGACTTCATACATGAGTGGGAAAAAAAGCGCTTTACCCTTCCCGTTGCTACCGACGGCATTGTAATAAAGGTCGATAATTTTCGGCAGCAGGAAGTGCTGGGCTACACGGCCAAAAGCCCGCGCTGGGCAATTGCTTATAAATACCCCGCGGAGGCTGCCCGCACCCGGCTGCGTGAGGTGCAATATAATGTAGGCCGCACCGGCGCCGTTACGCCCGTAGCCCTCTTGGATCCGGTTCCATTGGCTGGCACCGTGGTCAAACGTGCCTCCGTGCACAATGCCAACCAGATTGCCGCCCTCGACCTACGCCTCGGTGACATGGTCTTCGTGGAGAAAGGCGGCGAAATCATTCCTAAAATAACCGGCGTAGATTTAACTGCCCGCCCCACCGATAGCCAGCCAATCAGCTTTCCGGCTACTTGTCCGGCCTGCAGCACCCCACTTATCAGGCCGGCCGGCGAGGCTCATTTTCGCTGCCCAAATGAACGCGGCTGCCCGCCTCAACTAAAGGCTCGCCTGGAGCACTACGTATCGCGCAAAGCCCTAAACATCGATGGTTTGGGAGCCGAAACTGTGGGACGCTTTTTCGATCTGGGCCTCGTAACGACGCCCGCCGATATTTACGACTTACCCCAGCGTCGCGAGGAATTGGTAAAGCTGGAGCGCATGGGTGAAAAGTCCATTCAAAATCTACTGGCCGGCATTGAAGCTAGCAAGGAGGTTCCCTTCGACCGGGTACTGTTTGGGCTGGGCATCCGCTATGTGGGCGAGACGGTGGCCGACAAGCTGGCCGCCCATTACCGCACCATTGATGCGCTGGCCGTAGCCTCCTCCACAGAGCTGGCCGCGGTGCCCGAAGTAGGCGGTGTAATTGCGGAGTCGGCAGCGGCTTGGTTCCAGGATGATTTTAACCAGCAAATCGTAGTTCGCCTGAAAGCCGCAGGAGTTCAGATGGCGCTGACAGGTGAAGCGCCAAAGGCTGTTAGTGACCGACTCGCTGGCCTGACCTTCGTGCTATCCGGAGTGTTTGAAGACCATAGCCGTGAGGAGTTGCAACAGCTGATTGAGCAGCATGGTGGAAAAGTGACGGGTTCAATTAGCAAAAAGCTCAGCTATCTGGTGGCCGGCGACAAAATGGGCCCGGCCAAGCGGGAAAAGGCAATTGAGTTAAAAGTGCCTATTATCAGTGAAAACGATTTAATAGCCATGTTACCGACTCCGGAAACGATTGCGGAGCCAGACATTTTTGTATCTTTGCCCCTAACCCCGCCGGCCAACGAGCCGGTGGAGCCGCCGACTTATCCCGCCCCTGCTGCGCCTTCATCGGCGACGGGCGGCGGAGCAGGTCAACAGGGTTCGTTGTTTTAG
- a CDS encoding polysaccharide deacetylase family protein, which produces MKLTRTPLFVAGILATTLTLSGCETKSAAASESKELATVENIETVPAAAAPANPNAPAPDPKTIPAAKIAAAAEILARPQVPILCYHQVRDWKPKDSKGAKDYIVPVAQFRDQMKMLADSGYHTILPDQLYAYLTTGAPLPSKPVMLTFDDTDLDQFTVAKPELDKHGFKGVFFIMTVSLGRPRYMSKAQVKELSDQGHVIGSHTWDHHNVKKYQGEDWVTQIEKPTKTLEEITGKKINYFAYPFGLWNPEAIPELKKRGFVSAFVLAEKRDQQDPLFTIRRIIASGYWSPRTLHNSMKNSF; this is translated from the coding sequence ATGAAGCTTACCCGTACCCCGCTTTTTGTGGCCGGCATATTGGCCACCACGCTTACCTTATCCGGCTGCGAAACCAAATCAGCTGCCGCCTCGGAATCGAAGGAACTGGCTACAGTTGAGAATATTGAGACTGTACCAGCCGCTGCTGCCCCAGCCAACCCGAACGCCCCGGCTCCCGACCCCAAGACCATTCCGGCTGCTAAAATCGCCGCTGCCGCCGAGATTCTAGCGCGCCCGCAGGTGCCCATTCTCTGCTACCATCAGGTTCGGGATTGGAAGCCAAAGGACTCTAAAGGTGCCAAGGATTATATCGTACCGGTGGCGCAGTTTCGCGACCAGATGAAGATGCTGGCCGACAGCGGCTACCACACCATTCTGCCTGATCAGCTGTACGCGTACCTGACGACTGGCGCTCCGCTGCCGTCCAAGCCCGTCATGCTCACCTTCGACGATACCGACCTGGACCAGTTCACGGTGGCCAAGCCCGAGTTGGACAAGCACGGCTTCAAGGGGGTTTTCTTTATTATGACCGTCTCGTTGGGCCGCCCTCGCTACATGAGTAAGGCGCAGGTAAAGGAGCTTTCCGACCAAGGCCACGTTATCGGCTCGCACACCTGGGATCATCACAACGTGAAGAAGTATCAGGGTGAGGACTGGGTAACGCAGATTGAGAAGCCTACCAAGACGCTCGAGGAAATCACGGGCAAGAAAATCAATTACTTCGCCTATCCCTTTGGCTTGTGGAACCCCGAGGCCATTCCTGAGCTCAAAAAACGTGGTTTTGTGAGCGCCTTCGTGCTGGCCGAGAAGCGTGACCAACAGGATCCGTTATTTACTATTCGTCGTATCATCGCCAGCGGCTATTGGTCGCCCCGGACGCTGCATAACAGCATGAAAAACAGCTTCTAG
- a CDS encoding GNAT family N-acetyltransferase — MAELQIRSAIAADAAAIQALYIRVAEQGGGLARQPAEITADYVHTFLTRSLATGVALVVERPDGAGLAGEIHAYSSGLQIFSHVLGELTVAVHPQFQGQQLGHRLFSTLLANTQQQYPHVRRVELLVRESNGRAIALYEKLGFQLEGRLLGRVSVVPGQFEADIPMAWHAPLSG; from the coding sequence ATGGCGGAGCTACAAATTCGTTCGGCCATAGCTGCTGATGCGGCCGCCATTCAGGCTCTCTACATCAGGGTAGCGGAGCAGGGTGGGGGCTTGGCGCGGCAGCCGGCCGAGATTACGGCTGACTACGTGCATACTTTTCTGACGCGCAGTCTGGCTACGGGTGTCGCCTTGGTAGTGGAGCGGCCGGATGGTGCTGGGCTGGCCGGTGAAATTCATGCTTACTCGAGCGGCTTGCAAATATTCTCGCACGTGCTGGGCGAGTTGACCGTGGCCGTGCACCCGCAGTTTCAGGGGCAGCAGCTTGGGCACCGTTTGTTCAGTACGTTATTGGCTAACACGCAGCAGCAATATCCTCACGTTCGGCGCGTAGAGCTGCTGGTGCGCGAAAGCAATGGCCGCGCAATTGCCCTCTACGAAAAGCTTGGTTTTCAACTGGAAGGCCGCTTGCTGGGGCGCGTGTCCGTAGTGCCGGGGCAGTTCGAGGCCGACATTCCGATGGCTTGGCATGCGCCGTTGTCGGGGTAA
- the dapA gene encoding 4-hydroxy-tetrahydrodipicolinate synthase produces the protein MDVEALRRLVDFMVDGGVEYLVINGTTAESPTVTAPERADILRIVREQVAGRVPLVYGIGGNDTAGVENLLRTTDLTGVMAILSASPAYNKPSQAGIVAHYERLADASPLPIILYNVPGRTSSNMTAATTLRLAQHANIIGIKEASGNLEQCMAIAAGRPAGFLLISGDDMLTVPMISFGAEGVISVLGNAFPDRMSRMTRAALEGNYAEASELLFGFLELNPLMYEESNPVGVKAALAALGLCSDAVRLPLVPASESLTERVRRLI, from the coding sequence GTGGATGTTGAGGCCCTGCGCCGTCTAGTTGATTTTATGGTTGATGGCGGCGTTGAGTACCTGGTAATCAACGGCACAACAGCCGAGTCGCCGACCGTAACGGCACCTGAGCGCGCTGATATTCTGCGCATTGTGCGCGAGCAAGTGGCTGGTCGGGTGCCGCTCGTGTATGGCATTGGCGGCAACGATACGGCGGGCGTTGAAAACCTGCTCCGCACCACAGACCTGACCGGCGTGATGGCGATTCTCTCAGCCAGCCCCGCTTATAACAAGCCTTCCCAGGCCGGTATCGTAGCCCATTATGAGCGCCTGGCCGATGCCTCTCCCCTGCCAATTATCCTTTACAACGTGCCCGGCCGCACCAGCTCCAATATGACGGCCGCTACGACCTTGCGTCTCGCTCAGCACGCCAATATTATCGGCATCAAAGAAGCTAGCGGCAACCTGGAGCAGTGCATGGCCATTGCCGCCGGCCGGCCCGCCGGCTTCCTGCTCATCAGCGGCGACGATATGCTGACCGTCCCCATGATTTCCTTCGGCGCTGAGGGAGTTATCAGTGTGCTAGGCAATGCTTTTCCCGACCGTATGAGCCGTATGACGCGAGCCGCGCTGGAAGGAAATTATGCCGAAGCCAGTGAGTTGTTGTTTGGCTTTTTAGAGCTGAATCCCTTAATGTATGAGGAAAGCAACCCGGTAGGCGTCAAAGCGGCCCTCGCGGCCCTTGGCCTTTGCTCCGATGCCGTACGCTTGCCGCTCGTTCCTGCTTCAGAAAGCCTGACGGAACGAGTACGGAGATTAATTTAG